One part of the Candidatus Poribacteria bacterium genome encodes these proteins:
- a CDS encoding PD40 domain-containing protein: MIIAFASDVSGDWEIYLTDTTGRRPVNLTNNPAADYYPTWAPDGVQIAFFSRRDGNHEIYVMQADGTHQRRLTHHPATDKAPAWAPDGKRLAFTSNRDGHFNIYLLHLDNGEVTHLTDNPFEDEAPSWAPDGKTLVFHSKRELNWDIYVIDAGSRVERRLTHQILMDTYPAWSPDGTRIVYASMHQEAELADFDLYIMDAIDGGNKQALTDTPTDEAVPAWAPNGKTLAFQFEKDGRWVIHLMHTDGTERRELINNGAWAAQPKWFSGSDVLPIEPSTLQIQQWGKIRGF, from the coding sequence ATGATTATTGCCTTTGCTTCGGACGTGAGTGGTGATTGGGAAATCTACCTGACAGATACGACCGGCAGACGTCCAGTGAATCTTACAAACAATCCGGCTGCGGATTATTATCCGACGTGGGCACCTGATGGCGTTCAGATCGCTTTCTTCTCTCGGCGCGATGGGAATCATGAAATCTATGTGATGCAGGCTGATGGTACCCATCAGCGACGCTTAACACACCACCCCGCAACAGATAAGGCTCCAGCTTGGGCTCCCGATGGTAAGCGACTTGCTTTCACCTCAAATCGAGATGGGCATTTCAACATTTATCTGCTCCACCTCGATAACGGCGAGGTAACCCACCTCACCGATAATCCATTTGAAGATGAAGCCCCGTCGTGGGCACCCGATGGAAAAACCTTAGTTTTCCATTCAAAACGGGAACTTAACTGGGATATCTATGTGATTGATGCAGGCAGTCGGGTGGAACGGCGATTGACACATCAAATCCTGATGGACACCTATCCCGCTTGGTCGCCCGATGGCACACGGATTGTATACGCGTCTATGCATCAAGAGGCAGAACTCGCTGATTTCGATTTGTATATCATGGACGCAATTGATGGTGGGAACAAGCAAGCACTCACCGACACACCAACTGATGAGGCAGTTCCTGCTTGGGCACCAAATGGCAAAACGCTTGCCTTTCAATTTGAAAAGGACGGCAGATGGGTTATCCACCTGATGCATACCGATGGAACCGAACGTCGTGAATTGATTAACAATGGAGCATGGGCGGCACAACCGAAATGGTTCAGCGGTTCGGACGTTTTGCCTATAGAACCGTCAACATTACAGATTCAGCAATGGGGCAAAATTCGAGGTTTTTAA